TTCGACGCAACCTGTTTTTCGTGTATCACGATTGTCGACGAGCCACTTATCAAACGATGCCATCGCCGTGTACATGCGTTGCAAAAAGGCCTTATTTTTCCCAGTGGAAACGTAATGATTCCACACACTACGAGCCAGCGGAGTCACCATCTGAATTTGCCGATATGCCGGACCATCCGTTGTCCACTTATATGGGATGAGTCCGTCTTGCCTCTGGTGAGTCGCAAAAAGTTCAAACGTGTTTTTAGCGACGTCCGGCATAAAACGCGAAAGGATTTCAGCATTAATGGTGCCCGTGCTCTCAAGCCACGTGCCCCGGTAAATTCCTCCCTCAAGCAGGACAAGCTGGCCTTGGCCATTGTCCTCAAGACAATCATTTAATTGCTCATACGCTTTTGTCACCATAGATTCTAGTTGCTGGTTTGTTGAGACGAAGTGAGTAGCTCTATCCGTTAATTGGTCCACTTGATCATATAAACGAGAAAGCAAAGTACTGTCCATATTCTCTCCCCCTAGCAAATTAGGTTGTGTGACTATCATACCTGTTTTTGGATTGGTGGGGGTGGATTTATTTGGTGATGTGAGGGTCATTCACTTAGTTTAGAGGAAATTGAGGAGGTCCTGCGGGTAAGGGCTTTAGTTTCACGGGTATTGCTCTCTTCTCTCGGGTATGTGCTCTAATCCCACGGGTATTGCTCTCTTCTCTCGGGTATGTGCTCTGTTTCCACGGGTTTCGCTCCCTTCTCGCGGGTATGTGCTCTGTTTCCACGGGTTTCGCTCCCTTCTCGCGGGTATTCAGTCTATCTTCGTTGCTAACTCGTCTATCTTTCTTGGTAAATGTACTTGTCTATAAATGGCCAGCTTTAGCTGGGTTTCCTTCTTGATCTTTGTCTTTTGAAGTTGCTTTTATCGTTGGTATTTGAACTTTTTTGGATGTATTTCCGTTTCTTCCGATGTATTCGCCCGCAAACGTGTTCCTCTCTCTGCACAATATCACCCAAATAATATTTTTGATTTTATGGTAAATATAAAAAAAGCACCTATGGATAAAGCACTTTTAAAAACGCCCTAACCACAAGTACCGTATTTCTGTACACTCTTCTTTTTAAGGATAATTGCTACAGTAAATGATTTTCTATAGCTAATATGATGTCTCAGAATTTAAAAAGCTTTTCTTTGATAAATTTTAATTGAAAGCATCCAAGATAATGCATAGCAACTGATTGCAATGGCAGCTATACTGCCAAGCAACACACCATCGTTTATACCTTCATAAAACGCTATAAACTCACCAAAGTGCTTTGCAATGAATTGAGATAACTTTGAGTAGAGAAAGAAGGATAGTGCTAGCAAAATTGAAAATGCAATTAACAAGTACTGCTGTGTGAACTTATAGAAGAATGGTAGGAAGAAAGATGACACTACCATAACTATGAGGAATCCCATAATGATGCTGCGTACTGGAGAACTTAATACAGTATCGCCTAAAAAGAAAGTTCCAACATATCCAATCGGAATCAAACAAAGCGTGAATAGCAGGCCACCAATATATTTAGAACTAACTATTTCCTTCCGAGTATAAGGTAAGGAATTAATTAAAATATGAGCTTTCTCTTTCTCATCATAATATTGAGAATTAAACAGAATCAACGTGCTTACCAAAGCAATCACAAAGCTAAAATTAAAATCAGAAGACAGGAAAAGCGCTAACACGATCAGGTACACAAACATTAAATTCTTTTGTAAGATGAAGTCCTTTTTAATTAAATTAAGCATTCTTTTTACCTCTTTTCGTATAGTATATGATATCTTCTAGGCTTGCCTTTTCAACTGAAACTTTATCATTTGAAAACTCAACTATCAGGTGGTTTACATTATTTGTTAACCCCTCAAAACCAGAGCTAGTTTTTCTAATAGATAAGAATTTCTGTTCAATATTTTGATTTAAGGAACTCAATGGCCCCTTAACCAAGGCATAATCTTCTTCAATTGCGTCGAATTCTTTAGAAAAAACGTGCTGTCCATCATGAATAAAAGAGATATTGTCTGCAATTCTGTCTAGGTCCGTTGTAATATGAGAAGAGAAGAAGATGGTTTTATCACCATCTTGCATTAGATCATTCAAGATGTTTAAAAGTTCGCGTCTAAAAACGGGATCTAAACCAGCAGTTGGTTCATCCATGATAATTAGCTCTGCATGATGGGATAGGGCAAAAGCTAAAGATGCTTTCATTTTCATTCCTTTTGAAAATGTTTTTGTTTTAGACTTTAAAGGAATCTCGAATTGTTCAATATACTTCATAAATTGTGATTCATCCCATTTTGAATATGATGGCGCGATAATATCTCTCATTTCCTTGAGTGTGAGTTGTTCGTAAAATACATTGTCATCATACACAATACCGATACGATCTTTTATTGTTTTTTCCGACTTTTGATAACTATCGCCGAAAATTCTAATCTCTCCACTGTCTGGTTGTAAGATATTCATAATCATTTTTAACGTCGTTGACTTACCCGCACCGTTTGCACCAATAAAACCTGTTACAAATCCTTTTTTAACATTTAGCGAAAAATCTTTGATCTCGAACTTTTTGAACTTCTTATTCACCTTATGCAGTTCTATTACATTTTCCATTTTCGTTCGTCCTCCTTATAAATTTAAGTAATCATTTCTTCCAAGCTCATACAACCCATATAGAAGTAGATCCTTTCTTATTACTGCTCATTTAAAAGGTAATCCATTGTATAATTACGTCTTTTGTACTCGAATGAAGACCTTTCCTCTGAGGCATAACTTTTAATTCACCATGCAGAAGTATGGCTTTTTCATACTGTTTAATATTCGAATGTAATGCATCACTTATATCTCCTTCATGAAAAATGCCTAACCTATATCCTTTTTCGTTAGAATGAAAAGATCTAACCTCTCCCCGCCTTCTTAAACAGTTGTTCGCAAAATTAATTTCAAAAACTCCAGGTTGATTAACACCTTCCACCACGTGCTCATCTAAGAGTATGAGATGAGGTAGTGAGTAATCGGGGGCTTGTGTAGAAGCTCGAAAGCAAATTTGAGCAAGCGTATTAATGTGGATAAGAGATTTTTTTATGTTCATCTCTTCATGAATGTTTTTATAGATCTTAAAAGGATATGCAATCTCCAATTTCATTCCTCCTTTTCTAATCATGAAAGAGCTCTTGTTCCGCAAGTGACCATAATCTCCAACAGACTCGTTTTCATAGCCATCAAATCTAATTGATTCTGTGGAACAGTTAAGATTCTTTCTACACTTACTATAAAGAAAACGCTAGGGTAAAAAGAATAGGTAAAAAACCACTGAAAATCACTCAAATAAAATCAAAAATCAATCTGATCATTAAACTAAATTCACTAATATTGGATATTGGATTTTAGGAAGCATATCACTGAAAACATAACGAATCTTAATACTCAGATACTTCTCAAAATGGCGGAATATTGTATAATTGAGAGATTATTAGCTACAATTACGTTTTTATAACCGTAATAGATGAATTTCTACTTTTCAGATGAAGCATTGCTAAACTGAGACGAAGAGAGTGAGAAACTTGGAGATAGGGGAAAGAATACGCCAAATACGCATTCATCAGGGGTTAACCCAAACTGAATTAATTAAGGACATCTGTTCGAATACATATATTAGTAAAATAGAGAGCGGTAAAACGAAACCATCTTATTCATTTATTTTAAAAGTTGCAAAGGTTTTGAACGTAGAGCCTGAATTCTTGATTAATATGGACGCCACAGACGTAGAACCTGATATACAAAGGGTTTATGAAAGCTACCTCCAAACAAAAAAAATAAGCTCACAGGATCTCTCCTTTCTAAAGTTACATGCAAAGGAAAACCATTCGAACTCCACGTTAGTCAAAATATATTATGTATTAATCGCTTATCACAACAAAACTAGTATTAAAGAATCAGCACCATATGTAGAGCAAGCTAAGAACATTATTTCTCAAAATGTTGATATCCTTATAGATGGCGAAGACGAATTATCCCACTACTTTAATAGCCTTTCGAATTACTTTTTTTATACTAGAAATTATTCCGAGGCTTTGTTATACGCTGATCTACATGTTAGAGCGTTAAGACAAGAAGAAGGAAGTCTAAAAGAAGGAAAAGCCTATTTCAATCTGGCTATGATTCGAACAAAAATTGATGAGGATTTAGAACTTGCAAGAATTTATAGCAAAAAAGCACTGTATATTTTTAAAAAAGAAGATTTCAAACAAGGAATTGCAAATGCGCTCTCAGAATTAGCAATTCAATATCATCGAAATAAATTATATGATAAATCAATTGCTATGCTAGATGCACTGCGTACCTTCACAGAAGACTTCAAAAAAGACTATTATGCCCCTATCTTGGATTATAATTATGGTAGAGTGTATCAAAAATTAGGGAGATTTAGTCAGGCTACTGAATATTATTTCAATAGTATAAAATTAGATAAGTTAATAGGTGAAGAAAATACAATTTATGCTATTAAGTGTTTAGCAGAAATGAGTATTGAACAGAAAAACTGGGAAGAAGCTAATGATTATTTGAAGAAAGGATTTTCATTAACTAATACGTTTCACTTACCGAATATGCATATTCATCTTTTACACTTAAGATCACAAATATACAAAACACGTTTTGATTTCCCTTCCTATGAAAAAGAGATGCAACAAGCTGTAAATTTAGCTCAAGAAGGCAATTATCCCTTACTGATTAAAGAAATCAGTATAGAGCTCGCCGATCATTATAATGAAGCTCGCGC
The nucleotide sequence above comes from Alkalicoccobacillus plakortidis. Encoded proteins:
- a CDS encoding helix-turn-helix domain-containing protein, which produces MEIGERIRQIRIHQGLTQTELIKDICSNTYISKIESGKTKPSYSFILKVAKVLNVEPEFLINMDATDVEPDIQRVYESYLQTKKISSQDLSFLKLHAKENHSNSTLVKIYYVLIAYHNKTSIKESAPYVEQAKNIISQNVDILIDGEDELSHYFNSLSNYFFYTRNYSEALLYADLHVRALRQEEGSLKEGKAYFNLAMIRTKIDEDLELARIYSKKALYIFKKEDFKQGIANALSELAIQYHRNKLYDKSIAMLDALRTFTEDFKKDYYAPILDYNYGRVYQKLGRFSQATEYYFNSIKLDKLIGEENTIYAIKCLAEMSIEQKNWEEANDYLKKGFSLTNTFHLPNMHIHLLHLRSQIYKTRFDFPSYEKEMQQAVNLAQEGNYPLLIKEISIELADHYNEARAYKMAAKYYKIALS
- a CDS encoding ABC-2 transporter permease, translating into MLNLIKKDFILQKNLMFVYLIVLALFLSSDFNFSFVIALVSTLILFNSQYYDEKEKAHILINSLPYTRKEIVSSKYIGGLLFTLCLIPIGYVGTFFLGDTVLSSPVRSIIMGFLIVMVVSSFFLPFFYKFTQQYLLIAFSILLALSFFLYSKLSQFIAKHFGEFIAFYEGINDGVLLGSIAAIAISCYALSWMLSIKIYQRKAF
- a CDS encoding ABC transporter ATP-binding protein — its product is MENVIELHKVNKKFKKFEIKDFSLNVKKGFVTGFIGANGAGKSTTLKMIMNILQPDSGEIRIFGDSYQKSEKTIKDRIGIVYDDNVFYEQLTLKEMRDIIAPSYSKWDESQFMKYIEQFEIPLKSKTKTFSKGMKMKASLAFALSHHAELIIMDEPTAGLDPVFRRELLNILNDLMQDGDKTIFFSSHITTDLDRIADNISFIHDGQHVFSKEFDAIEEDYALVKGPLSSLNQNIEQKFLSIRKTSSGFEGLTNNVNHLIVEFSNDKVSVEKASLEDIIYYTKRGKKNA